In Frederiksenia canicola, the sequence GAATTTTTCTACAAACTGTATTCCGCTAATCATCCTCTTTATGCCACTTGCCCGCCAGCGATTTTCCAGCTTTTACAACAACTTAAACAACAGCAGAAAACCTTAGCGATTTTTACAGGCAAGGGCAGACGTAGTCTTGAGTATTCTTTAGATGCACTCAAACTGCGAGAATTTTTTGATGTAACTATCAGTGATGATGAGGTTGAAAACTCAAAGCCTGCACCTGATGGCTTACTTCAAATTGTAGAACAGCTCCAGATAGATAAAGCAAAAGCAGTCTATTTTGGCGACAGTCAAGCGGATCTTATTTCAGGGCAACAGGCAGGGATTGAAACGTATTTGATTGACTGGATAACAAAACCGACGGATACGATTTTGTTACCCAATGAAGAACATGCAGAATTAGTGTGAGCTAGTGTTGGAAAATAAGTTAATTACCAACACGCCTCCAATAATCATCGCCATACCAATAAAGCCAGCTAAATCTGGCTTTTGTCCAAAGGCAAAATAGGCGATAACGGCGGTGAGAACGATACCAACGCCCGACCAAATGGCGTACACCAAACCAACAGGTAGGGTACGGAAAACGATAGAAACCATATAAAAAGCGAGTCCAAAGGCACATAGTGCAATGATTGTTGGCACAGGTTTAGTGAAACCATCGCTATATTTTAGGGCAGTAGTGCCACAAATTTCACACAAAATAGAGATAAATAATAATATCCAAGGGTTCATATAATAAGGGTATGAATGAAATAATTGGGTGGGGAATTCTATAGATAAATAAAAAATTCACTAGTCTTGAAAATTTGGATTTTTTGTGAGCAAACAGAATAGGAAACGCATAATGATAACATTTGAAATAGGCAAAAAAGATTTCCTACTTAACGGCAAGCCGTTCAAAATTATATCAGGTGCGGTGCATTATTTTCGCATTGTGCCAGAGTATTGGCACAGAACGCTCTACAACCTAAAAGCAATGGGTTGCAATACGGTGGAAACCTATGTGCCGTGGAACTTGCACCAGCCGCAGCCAGAAGAATTCTGCTTTGGCAAGCGGGCGGATTTAGCCAAATTTTTGCAAACGGCTCAGGATTTAGGTTTATATGTGATTCTTCGCCCAACACCTTATATCTGTGCCGAATGGGAATTTGGTGGGTTGCCTGCGTGGTTACTCAACGATCCCACCGTTCATATTCGTCAAAATGATCCCATTTTTCTCGGCTATGTTGAGCGATATTTTGCCAAATTATTACCGATTGTTGCGCCATTTCAGTTTACCCAAAGTGGTAACATTTTGATGATGCAGATCGAAAACGAGTATGGTTCATTCGGCAATGATAAAAACTACCTAAGAGCCATTCGAGATCTCATGCGAGCCAACGGCATCACCGTTCCGCTCTTTACGTCCGACGGCGCTTGGCAAAACGCATTGGAAGCGGGTGCATTGATTGAAGATGATATTTTGCCAACAGGCAATTTCGGTTCTCGTTCCAATCAAAATTTAGACGAGCTCCAACGCTATTTTGACAATCATCAGAAATCCTATCCGTTGATGTGTATGGAATTTTGGGACGGCTGGTTCAACCGTTGGAAAGAGCCTGTGATTACTCGTGATGCGCAAGATTTAGCCGACTGTACCGATGAACTGCTCAAACGTGCGAGCATCAATTTTTATATGTTCCAAGGTGGGACGAATTTCGGCTTTATGAATGGTTGTTCGGCTCGATTGGATACCGATCTCCCCCAAGTGACGAGCTATGACTACGATGCACCTATGAGAGAGTGGGGCGAGCCGTCTGAAAAATACTACCTGCTGCAAAAAGTGATCAGTCAATACCCTGATGCAAGTCCAATTCAAGATCCCATTTTGCCAAAAATCACCCAATATCCACCGCTTGCAGTGGCGAACGAGGTTTCGCTCTTTAGCACTTTAGACAAAATTAGCCAGCCGATTGAAAGCCCTTGTACTCAAACAATGGAGCAACTTGGACACTATTACGGCTATATGCTCTATCGGGCAAATCCGACAGCATACAGTGATGAAATTAAGTTACGCATTTTCCAAGGGCGAGATCGGATTCAGGTGTTTAACGATCAACAAAAAGTTGCCACACAATATCAACACGAAATCGGCAACGACATTATGTTGCAAACGCCAAACGGACAATTCCAATTAGATCTGTTGGTCGAAAATATGGGGCGGGTAAATTATGGCGGCAAAATGTTAGCCCCAACCCAACGTAAAGGAATCGCTGCAGGGGCGGTGCTTGATCTGCACTTCCACACAGGTTGGCAACATTACGCTCTGGATTTTGAGCGGCTTGCGGAAATTGATTTTAATGGTGAAAAAGATAGCCGAGTGCCTTCGTTCTACCAATTTCATTTACAAATTGATGGCGGGCCGCAAGATACGTTTATCGACACGAGCAAACTCGGCAAAGGGGTAATCTTCGTGAATGGCGAAAATCTTGGACGTTACTGGCACGAAGGCCCAACCTGTTTTCTTTATCTGCCGGCTCCGTTATTAAAACAAGGACAGAATGAAATTATTGTGTTTGAAACAGAAGGCATTCGCCTAACGGAATTAACCTTTAGCGACAAGCCAATTTATAAAAAGTTAGAGACGAAGAATTTGTAGGGAAAAGTTCCCATCGTAGCTCAAAGAGGAGATAGCTACGAATGGTACAAGCGGTCAGATTTTATAAGTTTTTTACCTATCTGATTACAGGAGCATAAAATGAAGGATATAGTATGGCTTTTTCCTATTATTTTTATGATTCATGAAATGGAAGAAATAATAGGTTTTAGAATTTGGCTAAATAGGAATGTAGCACTTGTTAAAAAATATCCTTTGCTTGAGAAAATAGATAAAAGTTTTAGTTATGAAGGGTTTTCTGTTGCAGTCTTAGAGCAATATTTGCTTTGTATTTTAATCACACTGTTATCTATTTATTATGATAATTATCTTATATGGATAGGATTTTTTATTGCTTTTGTTATACATCTTGCTATTCATATCTTGCAAAGCATTGTGATTAGAAAATATATCCCTGCTTTGATTACAAGTATTACTTTATTACCAATAAGTGCAATGGTTTTAAATAGGTCGATAAATCAAACGGATTATTCAAACTTTCAGATTGTTATTGTTTCAGTATGCTGTTTTATTGTAATGATCTTAAATTTGATTTTTATGCATTATGTAATGAAACAAATAACTCAAAAATACGTTTTTAAAAATACATTAAGGAGCAAAATATGAGCTTAATTTTAATCAGCCACGGGGAGTTTGCCACGGGATTGTTGGATACTGCTGAGATGATTTTAGGCAAAATCGACAACGCCCAAGTGGTTAATCTCTATCCGCATGAAAGTTCTGACGATTTCAAGGCGAAATTTGAGAAGGCGTTAGAAAATGCCACGGGTGAGATCGTGGTATTGGCAGATATTATGGGTGGCACGCCTTGCAATGTGGCGATGCGGTATTTACCGAAACTGGCGGGGCTGTATGGCGGAATGAATTTGCCGATGGTGATCAGTTATGTGAGTGAAGAAGGCACTGACGGTTTGCTCGAAAATGCCAAAGCACAAATTTACGATGTAGCAGAACAGTTAAAAAATGTAGCGTCAGAAGATGATGAATAGGAGTATCCAATGGCTAAAAAAGACTTTATGAAAAAATTAGCAACTAAAGACGGTATTATTGCGGCTCTCGCTATCGACCAACGTGGTGCGTTACGCAGAATGATGGGCGATGATATTACCCCTGAACAAGTGAGCGAATTCAAAACGTTGATTTCACAGGAATTGACCCCGTACGCCTCTTCGATCTTACTCGATCCCGAATTTGGCTGGCCAGCGGCAGGCAAACGTGATGCTAACTGCGGTTTGATTATGGCATACGAAAAAACGGGCTATGATAAAACGGCGGTTGGTCGTTTCCCTGATTTGATTGACGATGTGTCCGTTCGCCGTTTGAAAGACAACGGGGCGGAAGCGGTCAAATTATTGCTTTATTTTGACATTGATGAAAGTTCAGTGATCAACGATCGTAAAGCTGCATTTGTGGAACGTGTCGCTTCGGAATGTCACGCGGAAGGCTTGCCATTGTTCTTAGAAATTTTGACCTACGATGCTAACAATGAAGACAAAGCTCATTTTGCTAAAGTCAAACCACACAAAGTGATTGAAGCGATGAAATTCTTTGCCGATGAGCGTTTTGGTGTGGACGTGTTGAAAGTGGAAGTGCCAGTGGATATGAATTTCGTCGAAGGTTTTGCCAAAGACGAAGTGGCTTACAGCCAAGCAGAAGCGAAAGCGTTCTTCAAAGCTCAAAGTGATGCAACACCAATCCCCTTTATTTTCTTAAGTGCGGGCGTGTCTGCTAAATTGTTCCAAGACACCTTAGTTTTCGCCAAAGAGGCGGGTAGCCAATTTAACGGTGTACTCTGTGGGCGGGCGACTTGGGCTGGTGCAACGGAAACCTACAAGGCTCAAGGCGTAGATGCAGCTCGCCAGTGGCTCAAAACCGAAGGTAAAAAGAACATCAGTGAATTGTTGGCCGTGTTAGAAAAAACCGCAACGCCAATTCGTTTTTAACCTGAAAAAATCCCTAGCACAGTGATGTGCTAGGGATTGATGACTTAACAAGCGGTGAGATTCGAGCCATTTTTTGCAAATTTTCTCAAGGAACTGACCGCTTGTAGATTAGGCCTTACTTCTCAACATACAAGTCACGGACAAAATAGACGCCTTGTGGGCTTTTACCTTCGTAGCCTTTGAGTTTTGGATTTTTGATGAATAATCCAGCGTAGTGATAAATCGCTACAAATGGATGGTGGTTACCAAGCTCTTCTTCTGCTTTCGCATAGATTTCTGCACGTTCTTCTTCATTCTTCGCATAGTAAGAATCATTGATCAGCTTATCAAATTTTTCGCTCTTAAAGCCGATTTTATTCTGCTCGCTGTTGGATAAATAGTAAGTTAAGAATGTGCTAGCATCGTTATAGTCTGCAATCCATGCACTAAATGCGAGGTTGTAGTTTTTCTGTTGCTTGGTGTCTAAGAAAGTTTTCCATTCCATATTTTTCAAGCTAATTTCAGCCATACCACCTAAGTTTTTCTTCCACATTGAAGTAGCGGCTACCGCAATGTTTTTCAAACCTTCGTTGGTGTTGTAAAGCAATTCAGTTTTGAGTGGATTCGATTTGCTATAACCAGCTTCCATCAATAATTTTTTCGCTTCTTCGTTACGCTCTTTTTGCGTCCAAGTTGCGTACTCAGGCTGTTTAATTTTCTCACCACCACCGATGTAATTTGGCGTAAAGCGGTAAGTTGGTGTTTGACCAAAGCCAAGCACTTTATCGGTGATTACTTCACGTTCAAGGGCTAAATCTAATGCTTTACGCACACGAATATCATCAAACGGGGCTTTTGCTAGGTTCATTTCATAGGTAAATGTACCGAGTTTGCGTGATTTGTGAATTTGCGGATCGTATTCTTTACGGAATTTTGGATCTTTGTAGAGTGTAGAAGGAATATTCGCAATATCTAAGTCGCCAGAGCGGAAGCGAGCGATACCTGAGCTTTCATTTAATACGAAGAAAGTCACTTTATTGACCACAGTCTCTTTATCGTTCCAATAGGTTGGGCTGCGTTCAAACACAATTTTTTCGTTGAGTGTACGTTCTGCGATTTTATAGGCTCCGTTACCTACAAAGTTTTCTGGGCGAGTCCAATCATCACCAAACTTTTCAACGGTGGCTTTGTGTACAGGGAAGAGTGAGGCATGTTGAGTAAGTTGAGCCGCATAAGGAACGGGAGCGGTTAAGGTGAGTTGTAGCGTGTAATCATCAAGTGCTTTTGCACCAAGTGTGTCGGGTGATTTGTGACCAGCAACGATATCCGCCACATTTTCTAATTTCATAAATTCAAGATAGGCGGCATAAGGCGATGCCGTTTTCGGATCGACTACACGTTGCCACGCATAGACGAAATCATGAGCAGTGACAGGATCGCCATTCGACCATTTAGCGTCTTTACGCAGATGGAAGGTGAGTGTTTTAAAATCGTCAGCGTAGTCCCATTTTTCCGCCACACCAGGAATGATGTGATCCAATTCATCGGTACTGACTAAGCCTTCCAATAATTGGCGAGCAAGTAAACTTTCAGCAGTACCTTCCATTTTTTGTGGATCAAGTGTAGCGGCTTCGGCTGTGGTTTGAATGCGAATTTCTTGCTTATCGGCAAGCTGAACGCCAGCGGGTACTTTCGCCGCAAAAGCACTAGAGGAAAATGCCAATAAAACGGCACTGCTGAGTGCAGATAATGTAATAAGCGGTTTGCTTCTTGACCATATTGTATTCTGCATAGAAATCTCCTTATAGCAATCAATGAAAAAATAGGGCGTTATAAATAGCCCAATTCGTCAGTTGTGTAAAGATTTGTGCCTGATTTTTTATTGATTTTGAGACAGACTTAACATTTTTATGCCATTGACAAGCGGTCAGATCAGAGAAAAATTTTGCAAATGAATGTTTTTCTACATACCAATTTTTGATAGATAGCGACTTTATTTTTACCTTTGTAAATATCGCAATGGCGATTCGTTGTCATTTTTTATTTAAATGGTGAAATGTGTAACATTTTATTGGTCGGAACTCACTGTAAAGTTGCATAAATCCAGAAATAGTAGGCGATTTTTAGTGAAACTGCTGTATAATGTGGGAGTTTTATTTCCGTGTATGTAATAGGCGGCTATCAAAAAGGCTTTTGATTGAGTAATACAAGCGGTCAGTTCCGAGAGTTTTTTTGCTAGTCGCAATTTTTAGGAAATAGAACAAGGTGCAGGGTAGGCTTAATGCCACCTTTTAATATTTTCTGAAAAATGAAGGACTTATCAATGACTCCAATCGTCAAACAATTTAAATATGGTCAACACACGGTGACCTTAGAAACAGGTGCGATTGCTCGCCAAGCAACTGCGGCAGTAATGGCAAGTATGGATGATACTACGGTTTTCGTGACAGTAGTCGCTAAAAAAGACGTGAAAGAAGGGCAAGACTTCTTCCCTTTAACCGTTGATTATCAAGAGCGTACCTACGCAGCAGGTCGTATCCCTGGCGGTTTCTTCAAACGTGAAGGTCGCCCATCTGAAGGTGAAACACTCGTCGCTCGTTTAATTGACCGCCCAGTTCGCCCACTGTTCCCTGAAGGCTTTTTCAATGAAATTCAAGTAATTGCGACCGTTGTGTCAGTGAATCCACAAATTAGCCCAGATTTAGTCGCTATGATCGGTGCATCTGCGGCTCTTTCATTATCTGGCGTGCCATTTAATGGGCCAATCGGTGCAGCACGTGTTGGTTTAATCAACGATCAATTTGTTCTCAACCCAACGATTGCTGAACAAAAACTCAGCCGCTTAGATTTAGTGGTTGCAGGTACCGATAAAGCGGTATTGATGGTGGAATCTGAAGCGGATATTTTAAGCGAAGAGCAAATGTTAGCGGCGGTGGTATTCGGTCACGAACAACAACAAGTTGTTATCGAAAACATCAAAGAATTTGTGAAAGAAGCGGGAAAACCACGTTGGGATTGGGTTGCACCAACACCAGATACCGCATTGATTGATAAAGTAAAAGCTTTAGCAGAAAGCCGTTTAGGCGATGCGTATCGTATTGTTGAGAAACAAGTTCGCTATGAGCAAATTGATGCAATCAAAGCAGAGGTTATCGCACAACTTACTGCGGAAGATGAAACCGTTTCCGAAGGCAAAATTATTGATATTATTACCGCATTAGAAAGCCAAATCGTGCGTAGCCGTATTATCGCAGGCGAACCACGTATTGATGGTCGTACCGTTGATACCGTTCGTGCATTAGATATTTGTACTGGTGTTTTACCACGTACTCACGGTTCTGCGTTGTTCACCCGTGGTGAAACACAAGCGTTAGCGGTTGCAACTTTAGGGACAGAACGTGATGCGCAAATTATTGATGAATTAACGGGCGAGAAATCAGATCGCTTCCTTTTCCACTACAACTTCCCTCCATATTCTGTGGGCGAAACTGGTCGTATTGGCTCGCCAAAACGTCGTGAAATCGGTCACGGTCGTCTAGCAAAACGTGGCGTATTAGCAGTAATGCCAACGGCAGAAGAATTCCCGTATGTAGTGCGTGTAGTTTCAGAAATTACTGAATCAAATGGTTCTTCTTCAATGGCATCAGTATGTGGTGCATCATTAGCGTTAATGGACGCTGGCGTGCCAATTAAAGCGGCAGTTGCTGGTATCGCCATGGGCTTAGTGAAAGAAGATGATAAATTTGTAGTGCTTTCTGATATCTTAGGTGATGAAGATCACCTAGGCGATATGGACTTCAAAGTAGCAGGTACTCGTGAAGGGGTAACAGCGTTACAGATGGACATCAAAATCGAAGGGATTACCCCAGAAATTATGCGTATTGCCCTGAACCAAGCGAAAGGGGCGAGAATGCACATTCTTGGTGTAATGGAACAAGCTATTCCTGCACCACGTTCAGATATTTCTGACTTTGCACCACGCATTCACACAATGAAGATCGATCCGAAGAAAATCAAAGATGTGATCGGTAAAGGTGGTGCAACGATTCGTGCATTAACCGAAGAAACTGGCACTTCTATTGATATTGATGATGACGGTACAGTGAAAATTGCTGCAACGGATAATAATGCAGCGAAACGTGTAATGGAACGTATCGAAGAGATCGTAGCAGAAGTCGAAGTGAATGCGGTATACAAAGGTAAAGTGACTCGTGTGGTTGATTTCGGAGCTTTTGTCTCTATTCTTGGTGGCAAAGAGGGATTAGTCCACATTTCACAAATTACCGATGCCCGTGTTGAACGTGTCGCAGACTACCTGGAAGTAGGACAAGAAGTACAAGTGAAAGTGGTTGAGATCGATCGTCAGGGTCGCATTCGCTTAACAATGAAAGACATTGCTTCTGCTCCAGTGGAAGAGCAAGAACAAGAACTTGCTGAGTAATTAAAAATTGTAGGGTGGGTCTCTTGACCCACCATTATAATTTTATGTTGGTGGGTTAAAGCCCACCCTAAACCTAAGGTTTTACAATGTTACAACGCATTAAGCTGTTGAATTTCCGCATTATTCTACTTAATCTATTTATGCTTTTCTTTCTGACAAGCTGTGTAAACCGCGTGTCAGAAATTATCTCGCCAACCAAATTAGCTATTGCGGAACTCAATCCGCAGTTGCGTTTTGAACAAGAGGTAATGGTGGTTAGGCTAACTCAGGTGTTAGATGAAGCGGTACTCAGCCAAGCAGAGCGTGCGGAGTTACATTTTGAGCGTGGCGTCATTTATGATAGTTTAGGGCTTTGGTCATTAGCTCGTAATGATTTTGCCTTAGCGGTAGAGCTTGCCCCCAAAATGGCTGCAGCCTACAACTACTTAGGTTTATATCTTTTACTTGAAGATGATTACGATAGCTCAATAGATGCTTTCAATGCTGTCTTAGAGCTTGATCCGAATTATGACTATACTCGTTTAAATCGAGGATTAGCATTCTATTATAGTGGCCGCTATAACGAAGCAGAGCGGGATTTATTAGCGTTTTATGAAGCTGATAAAACCGATCCTTACCGAGTGTTATGGTTATATTTCAATGAATTAGAGTTCTTACCAAGTGAAGCAAAAACTAAGCTAGTTGAGCGCTCAAAAGGGCTAGCTGACTCTTTCTGGGGAACAAGTATTGTTGCCTATTTTTTAGGGGATTATACTCTTGAGCAACTACGGTTAAAAATGAATGCTCAAGCTGAGCCAAACACGGCACAATATGCAGAAATTTTAACCGAAACCTATTTTTATCTTGCAAAACAAACACTCAAAATCAATCAAGTGGATGAGGCAACCAGCCTTTTCCGTCTGACTATTGCAAACCAAGTGTATAACTTCGTTGAGTATCGTTTTGCCTTGTTTGAGCTAGCTCGTTTACGTGCAGCAAAAACAAATCCCGTTATTGTTGGGAAATATTAGGACGATACAAGCGGTCAGTTCCGAGCAAAATTTTGCGAAATCTAACCGCTTGCCTGTGTGACGAGTTATACAAAGCATTGATTTGCTTTCTATTTATTTTTCTTACCTATCAGTACTCAACAATAGAATTTTTATTTTTTATTGACTTTGATGAAACCAATTTTGCTTATTCCACGCCCGCTTGCGGGGGAATAAATAGGGACCATCAAAGAAAATAGATCTACGATGCATTTGTGCATTATTTTTTGGAATTTTATGACAACTAACACTTTAACTTTCGCCGATTTAGGCTTACCACAATCTATCCTTGATGCCGTCAATGAAATGGGTTTTGTAACCCCATCGCCAATTCAGCAAGAATGTATCCCACACTTACTTGCAGGGCGTGATGTATTGGGAATGGCACAAACGGGAAGTGGTAAAACAGCGGCTTTCTCTTTACCTGTTTTGGCTCAAATCGACCCAAATCAACGCCACCCGCAAATGTTGGTGATGGCACCAACCCGTGAACTGGCGATTCAGGTGGCAGACGCTTGCGAACAATTCACTAAAAATATGAAAGGCATCCGTACTGTAACTATTTACGGCGGTCAGCGTTACGATATTCAAATTCGAGCATTAAAAAACGGAGCTCAAGTGGTTGTGGGTACACCAGGACGTATTCTTGACCATATCCGTCGTGGTACTTTGGATTTATCTGAACTCAAAACTATCGTGCTAGATGAAGCGGACGAAATGTTACGTATGGGCTTTATCGAAGACGTGGAAACGGTCATG encodes:
- a CDS encoding HXXEE domain-containing protein; protein product: MKDIVWLFPIIFMIHEMEEIIGFRIWLNRNVALVKKYPLLEKIDKSFSYEGFSVAVLEQYLLCILITLLSIYYDNYLIWIGFFIAFVIHLAIHILQSIVIRKYIPALITSITLLPISAMVLNRSINQTDYSNFQIVIVSVCCFIVMILNLIFMHYVMKQITQKYVFKNTLRSKI
- a CDS encoding glycoside hydrolase family 35 protein — translated: MITFEIGKKDFLLNGKPFKIISGAVHYFRIVPEYWHRTLYNLKAMGCNTVETYVPWNLHQPQPEEFCFGKRADLAKFLQTAQDLGLYVILRPTPYICAEWEFGGLPAWLLNDPTVHIRQNDPIFLGYVERYFAKLLPIVAPFQFTQSGNILMMQIENEYGSFGNDKNYLRAIRDLMRANGITVPLFTSDGAWQNALEAGALIEDDILPTGNFGSRSNQNLDELQRYFDNHQKSYPLMCMEFWDGWFNRWKEPVITRDAQDLADCTDELLKRASINFYMFQGGTNFGFMNGCSARLDTDLPQVTSYDYDAPMREWGEPSEKYYLLQKVISQYPDASPIQDPILPKITQYPPLAVANEVSLFSTLDKISQPIESPCTQTMEQLGHYYGYMLYRANPTAYSDEIKLRIFQGRDRIQVFNDQQKVATQYQHEIGNDIMLQTPNGQFQLDLLVENMGRVNYGGKMLAPTQRKGIAAGAVLDLHFHTGWQHYALDFERLAEIDFNGEKDSRVPSFYQFHLQIDGGPQDTFIDTSKLGKGVIFVNGENLGRYWHEGPTCFLYLPAPLLKQGQNEIIVFETEGIRLTELTFSDKPIYKKLETKNL
- the pnp gene encoding polyribonucleotide nucleotidyltransferase, with product MTPIVKQFKYGQHTVTLETGAIARQATAAVMASMDDTTVFVTVVAKKDVKEGQDFFPLTVDYQERTYAAGRIPGGFFKREGRPSEGETLVARLIDRPVRPLFPEGFFNEIQVIATVVSVNPQISPDLVAMIGASAALSLSGVPFNGPIGAARVGLINDQFVLNPTIAEQKLSRLDLVVAGTDKAVLMVESEADILSEEQMLAAVVFGHEQQQVVIENIKEFVKEAGKPRWDWVAPTPDTALIDKVKALAESRLGDAYRIVEKQVRYEQIDAIKAEVIAQLTAEDETVSEGKIIDIITALESQIVRSRIIAGEPRIDGRTVDTVRALDICTGVLPRTHGSALFTRGETQALAVATLGTERDAQIIDELTGEKSDRFLFHYNFPPYSVGETGRIGSPKRREIGHGRLAKRGVLAVMPTAEEFPYVVRVVSEITESNGSSSMASVCGASLALMDAGVPIKAAVAGIAMGLVKEDDKFVVLSDILGDEDHLGDMDFKVAGTREGVTALQMDIKIEGITPEIMRIALNQAKGARMHILGVMEQAIPAPRSDISDFAPRIHTMKIDPKKIKDVIGKGGATIRALTEETGTSIDIDDDGTVKIAATDNNAAKRVMERIEEIVAEVEVNAVYKGKVTRVVDFGAFVSILGGKEGLVHISQITDARVERVADYLEVGQEVQVKVVEIDRQGRIRLTMKDIASAPVEEQEQELAE
- a CDS encoding PTS sugar transporter subunit IIA, producing MSLILISHGEFATGLLDTAEMILGKIDNAQVVNLYPHESSDDFKAKFEKALENATGEIVVLADIMGGTPCNVAMRYLPKLAGLYGGMNLPMVISYVSEEGTDGLLENAKAQIYDVAEQLKNVASEDDE
- the nlpI gene encoding lipoprotein NlpI; its protein translation is MLQRIKLLNFRIILLNLFMLFFLTSCVNRVSEIISPTKLAIAELNPQLRFEQEVMVVRLTQVLDEAVLSQAERAELHFERGVIYDSLGLWSLARNDFALAVELAPKMAAAYNYLGLYLLLEDDYDSSIDAFNAVLELDPNYDYTRLNRGLAFYYSGRYNEAERDLLAFYEADKTDPYRVLWLYFNELEFLPSEAKTKLVERSKGLADSFWGTSIVAYFLGDYTLEQLRLKMNAQAEPNTAQYAEILTETYFYLAKQTLKINQVDEATSLFRLTIANQVYNFVEYRFALFELARLRAAKTNPVIVGKY
- a CDS encoding ABC transporter substrate-binding protein, which encodes MQNTIWSRSKPLITLSALSSAVLLAFSSSAFAAKVPAGVQLADKQEIRIQTTAEAATLDPQKMEGTAESLLARQLLEGLVSTDELDHIIPGVAEKWDYADDFKTLTFHLRKDAKWSNGDPVTAHDFVYAWQRVVDPKTASPYAAYLEFMKLENVADIVAGHKSPDTLGAKALDDYTLQLTLTAPVPYAAQLTQHASLFPVHKATVEKFGDDWTRPENFVGNGAYKIAERTLNEKIVFERSPTYWNDKETVVNKVTFFVLNESSGIARFRSGDLDIANIPSTLYKDPKFRKEYDPQIHKSRKLGTFTYEMNLAKAPFDDIRVRKALDLALEREVITDKVLGFGQTPTYRFTPNYIGGGEKIKQPEYATWTQKERNEEAKKLLMEAGYSKSNPLKTELLYNTNEGLKNIAVAATSMWKKNLGGMAEISLKNMEWKTFLDTKQQKNYNLAFSAWIADYNDASTFLTYYLSNSEQNKIGFKSEKFDKLINDSYYAKNEEERAEIYAKAEEELGNHHPFVAIYHYAGLFIKNPKLKGYEGKSPQGVYFVRDLYVEK
- a CDS encoding DMT family transporter, with amino-acid sequence MNPWILLFISILCEICGTTALKYSDGFTKPVPTIIALCAFGLAFYMVSIVFRTLPVGLVYAIWSGVGIVLTAVIAYFAFGQKPDLAGFIGMAMIIGGVLVINLFSNTSSH
- a CDS encoding HAD family hydrolase — encoded protein: MKQLYIFDFDGTLADTLPLCFMCFRETFLKYNQQYLTDKQITRYFGGSEQQIIEQIVQGSPERKQQAVEFFYKLYSANHPLYATCPPAIFQLLQQLKQQQKTLAIFTGKGRRSLEYSLDALKLREFFDVTISDDEVENSKPAPDGLLQIVEQLQIDKAKAVYFGDSQADLISGQQAGIETYLIDWITKPTDTILLPNEEHAELV
- a CDS encoding tagatose 1,6-diphosphate aldolase; translation: MAKKDFMKKLATKDGIIAALAIDQRGALRRMMGDDITPEQVSEFKTLISQELTPYASSILLDPEFGWPAAGKRDANCGLIMAYEKTGYDKTAVGRFPDLIDDVSVRRLKDNGAEAVKLLLYFDIDESSVINDRKAAFVERVASECHAEGLPLFLEILTYDANNEDKAHFAKVKPHKVIEAMKFFADERFGVDVLKVEVPVDMNFVEGFAKDEVAYSQAEAKAFFKAQSDATPIPFIFLSAGVSAKLFQDTLVFAKEAGSQFNGVLCGRATWAGATETYKAQGVDAARQWLKTEGKKNISELLAVLEKTATPIRF